One genomic region from Hyalangium ruber encodes:
- a CDS encoding FHA domain-containing protein yields the protein MPPRRPTSSRANSSRPPAGAPQGDRTELKPSPFANKQPRGEPSAEEEDLEPSMENPMEEDYHTSNHFAGEGEEEPGEGTPVGDDPRAVSKEFVSLEDQEQEEEQTEEDDDNPDATRAGPPVSLHIIEGPDKGKKRRFKSVRMVLGRANGVDLKLSDQSVSRRHLELVHGDTGTVLRDLVSASGTRVNDERVDECTLKHGDVISIGKTSIRFVDELEQVKQLRAEAEAREAEAKKAEEEAKKKKEEEAAARKKAAANATAASKADVDPNDPRFNEATNARFVPPEGLRDIPTRRPGRSGTPDTKVLVYGGLGVAVVVLAVIIVIVFANKEPPPPPPPDPREELAATKMQRARTAIREGSYSDAVTLIEEAEKLKPGIDAEGLAKTAQAEQALIEALKTVRALMAEERYEEARQQLEEAPKGITAKSDEERQALDKELSTAEAGFYTKRLDSLLEQRDVESVRALIDKLPSNARPLYRAKLEELEMALAQEAQDQEKLEKTNKVLAAKRAAEKRAQIVAEAFDVVERKFDNGDYERAVLECDRVVEANKGDNEIRERARNLKRLIPQFARTYQDAQRKVQSGSLESAVRPLRKAEELYTQIGFRGAMLDAIREQLAEASVKAGKASLARRDIASAGIHFREALRLNPGDRRAQDGLDGMQEEVENLYQRAYIERDRDPRSAAEKFKIVIDTAPEGSELRRKAEVHLKELQP from the coding sequence ATGCCCCCTCGCCGACCGACCTCCTCCCGCGCCAATTCCTCCAGGCCCCCCGCCGGCGCGCCGCAGGGCGATCGCACGGAGCTCAAGCCCTCTCCCTTCGCCAACAAGCAGCCCCGGGGCGAGCCCTCCGCGGAAGAGGAGGACCTGGAGCCCTCCATGGAGAACCCCATGGAGGAGGACTACCACACGTCCAACCACTTCGCGGGCGAGGGCGAGGAGGAGCCCGGTGAGGGCACTCCGGTCGGGGATGATCCCCGGGCCGTCTCCAAGGAGTTCGTCTCCTTGGAGGACCAGGAGCAGGAGGAGGAGCAGACCGAGGAGGACGATGACAACCCGGACGCCACGCGCGCCGGTCCGCCCGTCTCGCTCCACATCATCGAGGGCCCGGACAAGGGCAAGAAGCGGCGCTTCAAGAGCGTGCGCATGGTGCTGGGGCGCGCCAACGGCGTGGACCTGAAGCTGAGCGACCAGTCCGTGTCGCGCCGCCACCTGGAGCTGGTCCACGGGGACACCGGCACGGTGCTGCGGGACCTGGTGAGCGCCTCCGGCACCCGGGTGAATGACGAGCGCGTGGATGAATGCACGCTCAAGCACGGCGACGTCATCTCCATCGGCAAGACGAGCATCCGCTTCGTGGATGAGCTGGAGCAGGTGAAGCAGCTCCGGGCGGAGGCCGAGGCGCGCGAGGCCGAGGCGAAGAAGGCCGAGGAAGAGGCCAAGAAGAAGAAGGAGGAGGAGGCCGCGGCCCGCAAGAAGGCGGCGGCCAATGCCACCGCGGCGAGCAAGGCGGACGTGGATCCGAATGATCCGCGCTTCAACGAGGCCACCAACGCCCGCTTCGTGCCGCCCGAGGGCTTGCGCGACATCCCCACGCGGCGGCCCGGCCGGAGTGGGACGCCGGACACCAAGGTCCTCGTCTATGGCGGCCTGGGCGTGGCGGTGGTGGTGCTGGCGGTGATCATCGTCATCGTCTTCGCCAACAAGGAGCCACCCCCGCCGCCTCCGCCGGATCCGCGCGAGGAGTTGGCCGCCACGAAGATGCAGCGGGCGCGCACGGCCATCCGCGAGGGCAGCTACTCGGACGCGGTGACGCTCATCGAGGAGGCCGAGAAGCTCAAGCCGGGCATCGACGCCGAGGGGCTGGCGAAGACGGCGCAGGCCGAGCAGGCGCTCATCGAGGCGCTCAAGACGGTGCGCGCGCTGATGGCCGAGGAGCGCTACGAGGAGGCGCGCCAGCAGTTGGAGGAGGCGCCCAAGGGCATCACCGCCAAGAGCGACGAGGAGCGCCAGGCGCTGGACAAGGAGCTGAGCACGGCCGAGGCGGGCTTCTACACGAAGCGGCTGGACTCCCTGCTGGAGCAGCGGGACGTGGAGTCGGTGCGCGCGCTCATCGACAAGCTGCCCAGCAACGCCCGGCCGCTCTACCGCGCGAAGCTGGAAGAGCTGGAGATGGCGCTGGCCCAGGAGGCCCAGGACCAGGAGAAGCTGGAGAAGACGAACAAGGTCCTGGCGGCGAAGCGGGCGGCGGAGAAGCGCGCGCAGATCGTCGCCGAGGCCTTCGACGTGGTGGAGCGCAAGTTCGACAACGGCGACTACGAGCGCGCGGTGCTCGAGTGCGACCGCGTCGTCGAGGCGAACAAGGGCGACAACGAGATTCGCGAGCGCGCCCGCAACCTCAAGCGCCTCATTCCCCAGTTCGCCCGCACCTACCAGGACGCCCAGCGCAAGGTGCAGTCGGGCTCGCTGGAGTCGGCGGTGCGGCCGCTGCGCAAGGCCGAGGAGCTCTACACGCAGATCGGTTTCCGGGGCGCGATGCTGGACGCCATCCGCGAGCAGCTGGCCGAGGCCTCGGTGAAGGCGGGCAAAGCCTCGCTGGCGCGCCGGGACATCGCCAGCGCGGGCATCCACTTCCGCGAAGCGCTGCGGCTCAACCCCGGCGACCGGCGCGCCCAGGATGGGCTCGACGGCATGCAGGAAGAGGTGGAGAACCTCTACCAGCGTGCCTACATCGAGCGGGACCGGGATCCTCGGTCGGCAGCGGAAAAATTCAAGATTGTCATCGACACGGCTCCCGAGGGCTCGGAGTTGAGGCGCAAGGCCGAGGTACACCTGAAGGAACTGCAGCCGTGA
- a CDS encoding TldD/PmbA family protein, with the protein MPRASATTTKRPTPAQLAPLATRQVAAAPLLPQPQLERLLAVAMERGADFAEVYVERGLLTAVVLEEGRIKSAQTGLTQGVGVRVISGAKVGYAYSDDLEEAALLRTARTAAMIAQGGGSEQSYKVSRTPAPSYYKVPTPLADIDVARKAELVLRADKAARGFDKRITQVNGSYADVTKRIAVGNTLGHYTEDTQDLCRLSVQVVAEGKNKERRTGFYGGGGRVSFSHFDTFTPESVGREAARQAIATLGAAECQAGPQTVVLAPGWSGILLHEAVGHGLEADFIRKGTSLFAGKVGQKVASDLVTVIDDGTVANSRGSINVDDEGVAGERKVLIEKGVLKGYMYDSFNAKLMGQRSTGSGRRESFKHMPLPRMTNTYLAPGDHHPEDIIKEVKRGLYCAHFGGGQVDITNGNFVFEVSEAYQIEDGKLGRPVKNAILIGVGPEALKNVSRVGCDPMPDPGLGTCGKDGQSVPVGVGLPTLRIDNMTVGGTKVA; encoded by the coding sequence ATGCCCCGAGCGTCGGCGACGACGACGAAGCGTCCCACCCCGGCCCAGCTCGCCCCCTTGGCCACCCGGCAAGTGGCGGCGGCCCCCCTGCTCCCCCAGCCCCAGCTCGAGCGCCTGCTCGCGGTCGCCATGGAGCGCGGCGCCGACTTCGCGGAAGTCTATGTCGAGCGCGGCCTGCTCACCGCCGTGGTGCTGGAAGAGGGGCGAATCAAGAGCGCGCAGACGGGTCTGACGCAGGGCGTTGGGGTGCGCGTCATCTCCGGGGCCAAGGTGGGCTATGCCTACTCGGACGACCTGGAGGAGGCGGCGCTGCTGCGCACGGCGCGCACGGCGGCGATGATCGCCCAGGGCGGTGGCTCGGAGCAGAGCTATAAGGTGAGTCGCACTCCGGCGCCCAGCTACTACAAGGTCCCCACGCCGCTGGCGGACATCGACGTGGCGCGCAAGGCGGAGCTGGTGCTGCGGGCGGACAAGGCGGCGCGCGGCTTCGACAAGCGGATCACGCAGGTGAACGGCTCGTACGCGGACGTCACCAAGCGCATCGCCGTGGGCAACACGCTGGGCCACTACACCGAGGACACGCAGGACCTGTGCCGGCTCTCGGTGCAGGTGGTGGCCGAGGGGAAGAACAAGGAGCGGCGCACGGGCTTCTACGGCGGCGGCGGCCGGGTGTCCTTCAGCCACTTCGACACCTTCACGCCGGAGTCGGTGGGGCGCGAGGCGGCGCGGCAGGCCATCGCCACGCTGGGCGCGGCCGAGTGCCAGGCGGGCCCGCAGACGGTGGTGCTGGCGCCGGGCTGGAGCGGGATTCTCCTGCACGAGGCGGTGGGCCACGGCCTGGAGGCGGACTTCATCCGCAAGGGCACCTCGCTGTTCGCGGGGAAGGTGGGCCAGAAGGTGGCCTCGGATCTGGTCACCGTCATCGACGATGGGACGGTGGCCAACAGCCGCGGCTCCATCAACGTGGATGACGAAGGCGTGGCCGGTGAGCGCAAGGTCCTCATCGAGAAGGGCGTGCTCAAGGGCTACATGTACGACAGCTTCAACGCGAAGCTGATGGGGCAGCGCTCCACGGGCAGCGGGCGGCGTGAGTCGTTCAAGCACATGCCGCTGCCGCGCATGACGAACACGTACCTGGCGCCGGGAGACCACCACCCCGAGGACATCATCAAGGAAGTGAAGCGCGGGCTGTACTGCGCGCACTTCGGCGGCGGGCAGGTGGACATCACCAACGGCAACTTCGTCTTCGAGGTGAGCGAGGCGTACCAGATCGAGGACGGCAAGCTGGGCCGGCCGGTGAAGAACGCGATCCTCATCGGCGTGGGGCCAGAGGCGCTGAAGAACGTGTCGCGCGTGGGGTGTGATCCGATGCCGGACCCGGGCCTGGGTACCTGCGGCAAGGATGGCCAGAGCGTGCCGGTGGGCGTGGGGCTGCCCACGCTGCGCATCGACAACATGACGGTGGGCGGGACGAAGGTCGCCTGA
- a CDS encoding TldD/PmbA family protein, translated as MNNYEQIAKKIVQRAKKKGAKQAEAFLEVGRQSSCRVREGEIEDLTEATSKGVGLRVITKDNRLGFSYTSDFDPASVDTFVDMALRLAQTAAPNKLNGLPTAKELGEPSETGELFDPKVAELPGDWKIKTALEMEKAGKAVDARITTFNSVGAGDYVAEVYVASSEGLSAGFAGTYVYLFASPVAAANDQLQTSYWMDYKRFLGDLDSPEQVGREAARRAVRMLGAKRVKSQQVPVIFDPMMASSFVGSIAAAADGNAIYKKSSIFVSKLGKKLAPEHVTVVDDGLLKRGLGTAPFDGEGVATRRTPLLEKGVLRSYLYDAFTARKAKAKTTGNAARGYNSLPHIGTNNLYLEPGTKPPEELIREVKSGFYVTAMLGRGADPVTGEYSRGANGLWIENGELAYPVQEVTVAGNLLQMLQDMDGIGSDLQFRGSSGAPTIRFKQLTVSGD; from the coding sequence GTGAACAACTACGAGCAGATCGCGAAGAAGATCGTCCAGCGCGCGAAGAAGAAGGGCGCCAAGCAGGCCGAGGCCTTCCTCGAGGTGGGGCGGCAGAGCTCCTGCCGCGTGCGCGAGGGCGAAATCGAAGACCTGACCGAGGCCACGAGCAAGGGCGTGGGCCTGCGGGTCATCACCAAGGACAACCGACTGGGCTTCTCGTACACGTCGGACTTCGATCCGGCGTCGGTGGACACCTTCGTGGACATGGCGCTGCGGCTGGCGCAAACGGCGGCGCCCAACAAGCTCAACGGGCTGCCCACGGCGAAGGAGCTGGGCGAGCCGTCGGAGACGGGAGAGCTCTTCGACCCCAAGGTGGCGGAGCTGCCCGGGGACTGGAAGATCAAGACAGCGCTGGAGATGGAGAAGGCGGGCAAGGCGGTGGACGCCCGCATCACCACCTTCAACAGCGTGGGCGCCGGAGACTACGTCGCCGAGGTGTACGTGGCCTCCAGCGAGGGCCTGTCGGCGGGCTTCGCGGGCACGTACGTGTACCTGTTCGCGTCGCCAGTGGCCGCGGCGAATGACCAACTCCAGACGAGCTACTGGATGGACTACAAGCGCTTCCTGGGCGACCTGGACTCTCCGGAGCAGGTGGGCCGGGAGGCGGCTCGGCGCGCGGTGCGGATGCTGGGCGCGAAGCGGGTGAAGTCGCAGCAGGTGCCGGTCATCTTCGATCCGATGATGGCCTCCTCGTTCGTGGGCAGCATCGCGGCGGCGGCGGACGGCAACGCCATCTACAAGAAGTCGAGCATCTTCGTCTCGAAGCTGGGCAAGAAGCTGGCGCCCGAGCACGTGACGGTGGTGGACGACGGGCTCTTGAAGCGCGGGCTGGGCACGGCGCCGTTCGACGGCGAGGGCGTGGCCACGCGGCGCACGCCGCTGCTGGAGAAGGGCGTGCTGCGCAGCTACCTGTATGACGCCTTCACCGCGCGCAAGGCGAAGGCGAAGACGACGGGCAACGCGGCGCGCGGGTACAACTCGCTGCCGCACATCGGCACCAACAACCTGTACCTGGAGCCGGGCACGAAGCCTCCGGAGGAGCTGATCCGCGAGGTGAAGAGCGGCTTCTACGTGACGGCGATGCTGGGCCGCGGGGCGGATCCGGTGACGGGCGAGTACTCGCGCGGCGCCAACGGCCTGTGGATCGAGAACGGCGAGTTGGCCTACCCGGTCCAGGAAGTCACGGTGGCCGGCAACCTGCTGCAGATGCTGCAGGACATGGACGGCATCGGTAGCGACCTGCAGTTCCGAGGCTCGTCGGGAGCGCCCACCATCCGCTTCAAGCAGCTCACCGTCTCCGGCGACTGA
- a CDS encoding flavin monoamine oxidase family protein, with protein sequence MLKKWFGLSYLLVAMLALQGCAGWSQQKRDDASGSTPAAVVTAKKDAPVIIVGSGLTGLTIAYELKKKGIDSLIIESSPRIGGRIQTVTFADGMTAEAHMEEYFARSPAVALLKELNLPLIEDVAHSTVRLEGKIYPYQGEGDRDQYLAGIFNAEERAAFLKWNAKAWDIYSKLHASHYEGKPLPPELAELLRISFAEFIGRDKLPRKVSEWIRATVEPEMAIEWDKIAALDGIDEIRLFLDTPEGFGEKNYHVDGGNTRFTEALTARLNPDQIMTQGRVTAIEQTATGVKLRVLEKERQYIEVTGRMAVVTVPVNHIGRIQFSPALTAEKWKAINTTKMGSYIKVHFRVAPEAVPLWSDKNGESILTMLSDTQAGSIYDVTNLQGGEGAGKDSLLTLLLHAKFAQNLMNLPLDEVREKSAEALDGLFPGVRKHIKYSEIFVYPQAVAYWPLELGRSRFDALADDLRRPQGRLYFGGDTTVDSHSEGAVVSALNISKSIIARQAELK encoded by the coding sequence ATGCTGAAGAAGTGGTTTGGGCTCTCGTACCTGCTGGTGGCGATGCTCGCCCTCCAGGGCTGCGCGGGCTGGTCTCAACAGAAGCGCGACGACGCCAGCGGCTCAACACCGGCCGCGGTAGTTACGGCGAAGAAGGACGCCCCCGTCATCATCGTTGGCTCCGGCCTGACGGGGCTCACCATCGCCTACGAGCTGAAGAAGAAGGGCATCGACTCGCTGATCATCGAGTCGTCCCCTCGCATCGGCGGCCGTATCCAGACGGTCACCTTCGCCGACGGCATGACGGCCGAAGCGCACATGGAGGAGTACTTCGCGCGCAGCCCCGCCGTGGCGCTGCTCAAGGAGCTCAACCTGCCGCTGATCGAGGACGTCGCCCACTCCACGGTGCGGCTCGAGGGGAAGATCTACCCCTACCAGGGTGAGGGCGATCGCGATCAGTACCTCGCGGGCATCTTCAACGCGGAGGAGCGCGCGGCGTTCCTCAAGTGGAACGCGAAGGCCTGGGACATCTACTCCAAGCTGCACGCCAGCCACTACGAGGGCAAGCCGCTGCCGCCGGAGCTGGCCGAGCTGCTGCGCATCAGCTTCGCGGAGTTCATCGGCCGCGACAAGCTGCCGCGCAAGGTCAGCGAGTGGATCCGCGCCACGGTCGAGCCGGAGATGGCGATCGAGTGGGACAAGATCGCGGCGCTCGACGGCATCGATGAGATTCGCCTCTTCCTGGATACGCCGGAAGGCTTCGGCGAGAAGAACTACCACGTCGACGGCGGCAACACCCGCTTCACCGAGGCGCTCACCGCCCGCCTGAACCCGGATCAGATCATGACGCAGGGCCGCGTCACCGCGATCGAGCAGACGGCGACGGGCGTGAAGCTGCGCGTCCTGGAGAAGGAGCGTCAGTACATCGAGGTGACCGGGCGCATGGCCGTGGTCACCGTCCCCGTCAACCACATCGGCCGGATCCAGTTCTCGCCCGCGCTCACCGCCGAGAAGTGGAAGGCCATCAACACGACGAAGATGGGCAGCTACATCAAGGTCCACTTCCGCGTCGCCCCCGAGGCGGTCCCGCTGTGGAGCGACAAGAACGGCGAGAGCATCCTCACGATGCTGTCGGACACCCAGGCGGGCAGCATCTACGACGTGACGAATCTGCAGGGGGGCGAGGGCGCGGGGAAGGACTCGCTGCTCACCCTGCTGCTGCACGCGAAGTTCGCGCAGAACCTGATGAACCTGCCTCTCGATGAGGTGCGCGAGAAGAGCGCGGAGGCCCTCGACGGCCTCTTCCCGGGCGTGCGCAAGCACATCAAGTACTCCGAGATCTTCGTCTATCCGCAGGCGGTGGCGTACTGGCCCCTGGAGCTCGGGCGTTCGCGCTTCGATGCGCTCGCCGATGACCTGCGCCGTCCGCAGGGCCGCCTCTACTTCGGTGGCGACACGACGGTCGACAGCCACTCGGAAGGCGCCGTCGTCTCGGCGCTCAACATCTCGAAGTCGATCATCGCGCGTCAGGCCGAGCTGAAGTAG
- a CDS encoding ParB/RepB/Spo0J family partition protein, which produces MAAKKAASKARSTTPRKPRRKKVEPRSKGLSAAEVASEAAAQPTELIQGIQEDGGQVLSVYRDPLGAHTVVFAALPIDKVEPTPYQRDLSEPHVKRLANAMERLDRFLDPVIAVRKEGKYWTPNGNHRLNASRLLGAKSIVALVLPEEDVAYQILALNTEKAHNLKERSLEVIRMHRGLTGSRAGREADFANLFEEPAFITLGAAYEKRPRFSAGAYHPFVKRAERFLDLPMVEALKVREARADKLLELDDAVTRVVTALKDKGMQSPYLRNFVVARINFLRFKKDDSPVEFDSTVAKMLASAQKFNVEKVNKDDITRMGGAGGAEPDEE; this is translated from the coding sequence ATGGCAGCGAAGAAGGCAGCCTCCAAGGCCCGCAGCACCACACCGCGCAAGCCGCGCCGCAAGAAGGTAGAGCCCCGCTCCAAGGGGCTGTCCGCGGCCGAGGTGGCGAGCGAGGCCGCCGCCCAACCCACGGAGCTCATCCAAGGCATCCAGGAGGACGGTGGCCAGGTGCTCTCCGTGTACCGGGATCCGCTGGGCGCCCACACGGTGGTGTTCGCGGCGCTGCCCATCGACAAGGTCGAGCCCACGCCGTACCAGCGCGACCTCTCCGAGCCGCACGTGAAGCGGCTGGCCAACGCCATGGAGCGGCTGGATCGCTTCCTGGATCCGGTCATCGCCGTCCGCAAGGAGGGCAAGTACTGGACGCCCAACGGCAACCACCGGCTGAACGCCTCGCGGCTCCTGGGCGCGAAGTCCATCGTGGCGCTGGTGCTGCCCGAGGAGGACGTGGCGTACCAGATCCTCGCGCTGAACACGGAGAAGGCGCACAACCTCAAGGAGCGCTCGCTGGAGGTCATCCGCATGCACCGGGGGCTGACGGGCTCGCGGGCGGGGCGAGAGGCGGACTTCGCCAACCTCTTCGAGGAGCCGGCCTTCATCACCCTGGGCGCGGCCTATGAGAAGCGGCCGCGCTTCTCCGCGGGTGCGTACCACCCGTTCGTGAAGCGGGCGGAGCGCTTCCTGGATCTGCCCATGGTCGAGGCGCTGAAGGTGCGCGAGGCGCGGGCCGACAAGCTGCTGGAGTTGGACGACGCGGTGACGCGGGTGGTGACGGCGCTCAAGGACAAGGGGATGCAGAGCCCCTACCTGCGCAACTTCGTGGTGGCGCGCATCAACTTCCTGCGCTTCAAGAAGGACGACAGCCCGGTGGAGTTCGACTCCACGGTGGCGAAGATGCTGGCCAGCGCCCAGAAGTTCAACGTGGAGAAGGTGAACAAGGACGACATCACCCGAATGGGTGGGGCTGGCGGCGCGGAACCGGACGAGGAGTAG
- a CDS encoding DUF1826 domain-containing protein yields the protein METVLHSSVREPAVWQGSHVLVRQPAELTEIYRQGVNLCVWRRSLSPALGPWLEEVCSRYTLHVVERVDVKRADLRSALAELPDTQEREAWSEELHLLLQVYADLFEARWLGVRLTTLDQEMCPRFHVDRVGVRLLCTYAGPATEWVENADVVRSGLGPKGEVLRLGGRVQRLERFDVALLKGEAWPKNAGNGAVHRSPRLPPGQRRIMLSIDAVD from the coding sequence ATGGAGACCGTTCTGCACTCGAGCGTCAGGGAGCCAGCGGTGTGGCAGGGCTCGCACGTCCTCGTCCGGCAGCCCGCGGAGCTCACGGAGATCTACCGCCAGGGGGTCAACCTGTGCGTGTGGCGACGGAGCCTGAGCCCCGCCCTGGGCCCATGGCTGGAGGAGGTCTGCTCCCGGTACACGCTCCATGTCGTCGAGCGGGTGGACGTGAAGCGCGCGGATCTGCGCTCGGCGCTCGCGGAGCTGCCTGACACGCAGGAGCGCGAGGCCTGGAGCGAGGAGCTGCACCTGCTGCTGCAGGTGTACGCGGATCTCTTCGAAGCTCGCTGGCTGGGCGTGCGGCTCACCACGCTGGATCAGGAGATGTGCCCGCGTTTCCACGTGGATCGTGTGGGCGTCCGGCTGCTCTGCACCTATGCCGGGCCCGCCACCGAGTGGGTGGAGAACGCGGACGTGGTGCGCAGCGGCCTGGGGCCGAAGGGCGAAGTGCTGCGCCTGGGAGGACGCGTGCAGCGGCTGGAGCGCTTCGACGTGGCCCTGTTGAAGGGAGAGGCGTGGCCGAAGAACGCGGGCAATGGGGCTGTCCACCGCTCACCCCGTCTTCCGCCGGGCCAGCGCCGCATCATGCTCTCCATCGACGCCGTCGACTGA
- the zigA gene encoding zinc metallochaperone GTPase ZigA, which translates to MSGPSVDRRLPTTVLSGFLGAGKTTLLNHVLNNREGRRVAVIVNDMSEVNIDARLVQGGASLSRVEEKLVELSNGCICCTLREDLLQEVGRLARENRFDYLLIESTGISEPLPVAETFTFADESGRSLSEVARLDTMVTVVDAFNFLDDWEGAQGLDERGLAAAEEDERTVVDLLVEQVEFADVLVLNKTDLVSSERLAELQGILRKLNPEARLVLAERGQVPLSEVLDTRRFDFERARRAPGWLKELRGEHVPETEEYGIRSFVFRSRLPLHPQRFWDFIHGSWKGVLRSKGFFWLATRMEVTGVWAQAGGACSFEPAGLWWAAVPREQWPEEPEVRAEIERELVGPYADRRQEIVFITRDAEPEEIRRQLEACLLTPKELEQGPEGWREWEDPFPAWEVMRTDEEATEERSA; encoded by the coding sequence ATGAGTGGCCCCTCCGTGGATCGTCGCCTGCCCACCACCGTCCTCTCCGGTTTCCTGGGGGCCGGGAAGACGACGCTGCTCAACCACGTCCTCAACAACCGCGAGGGCCGGCGCGTCGCCGTCATCGTCAATGACATGAGCGAGGTGAACATCGACGCCCGGCTTGTCCAGGGAGGCGCTTCCCTCAGCCGGGTGGAGGAGAAGCTGGTGGAGCTGTCCAACGGCTGCATCTGCTGCACGCTCCGAGAGGATCTGCTCCAGGAGGTGGGGCGACTGGCCAGGGAAAACCGCTTCGACTATCTGCTCATCGAATCCACTGGCATCTCCGAGCCGTTGCCTGTCGCGGAGACGTTCACCTTCGCCGACGAGTCGGGGCGCAGCCTGTCGGAGGTGGCGCGGCTGGACACGATGGTGACGGTGGTGGACGCCTTCAACTTCCTCGATGACTGGGAGGGCGCGCAGGGGCTCGACGAGCGCGGCCTGGCCGCCGCCGAGGAGGACGAGCGGACCGTGGTGGACCTGCTGGTGGAGCAGGTGGAGTTCGCGGATGTCCTGGTGCTGAACAAGACGGACCTGGTCTCCTCCGAACGGCTCGCCGAGCTCCAGGGAATCCTGCGCAAGCTCAACCCGGAGGCGCGCCTGGTATTGGCGGAGCGTGGGCAGGTGCCGCTCTCGGAAGTGCTCGACACCCGCCGCTTCGACTTCGAGCGCGCGCGCCGGGCGCCGGGCTGGCTCAAGGAGCTGCGAGGCGAGCACGTGCCGGAGACGGAGGAGTACGGCATCCGCAGCTTCGTCTTCCGCAGCCGCCTGCCGCTGCACCCCCAGCGCTTCTGGGACTTCATCCATGGAAGCTGGAAGGGGGTGCTGCGCAGCAAGGGCTTCTTCTGGCTCGCCACGCGTATGGAAGTCACCGGCGTGTGGGCCCAGGCCGGTGGCGCGTGCAGCTTCGAGCCCGCGGGGCTGTGGTGGGCCGCGGTGCCGCGCGAGCAGTGGCCGGAGGAGCCGGAGGTCCGTGCCGAGATCGAGCGCGAGCTGGTGGGGCCCTACGCAGACAGGCGCCAGGAGATCGTCTTCATCACCCGAGATGCCGAACCGGAGGAGATCCGCCGCCAGCTCGAGGCATGCCTGCTGACCCCGAAGGAGCTCGAGCAGGGGCCAGAGGGTTGGAGGGAATGGGAGGACCCCTTCCCGGCCTGGGAGGTGATGCGGACGGACGAAGAGGCTACCGAGGAGCGGAGCGCGTGA
- the rpmG gene encoding 50S ribosomal protein L33 produces the protein MPKGNRTIIHLVSTAGTGYFYTTTKNKRKSQDKLQFKKYDPRVRKHVMFVEGKP, from the coding sequence ATGCCCAAAGGCAACCGAACCATCATCCATCTCGTCTCCACCGCCGGCACCGGCTACTTCTACACAACGACGAAGAACAAGCGGAAGTCGCAGGACAAGCTCCAGTTCAAGAAGTACGACCCGCGCGTGCGCAAGCACGTGATGTTCGTGGAGGGCAAGCCATGA
- a CDS encoding ABC transporter ATP-binding protein, with protein sequence MLEAVGLSKRYGEHLALAGLDLKVEPGEVFCLLGANGAGKTTTLNLFLGFIEPTAGEARVGGLEVRANAAEVRRRVAYVPEQVMLYPRLTGRENLAYFSALAGQPNLPRETLGEWLTRAGLAPEAMDRPVGTYSKGMRQKVGIAIALAKGAQALLLDEPTSGLDPLASNELSDLLRALSGQGMTVMMATHDLFRAKESGTRVGIMKAGSLVETRPTRELGHAELEQLYLRHMRG encoded by the coding sequence ATGCTTGAGGCAGTGGGGTTATCCAAGCGCTATGGCGAGCACCTGGCGCTGGCGGGCCTCGATCTGAAGGTCGAGCCAGGTGAGGTGTTCTGCCTGCTGGGCGCCAACGGCGCTGGGAAGACCACCACCCTCAACCTCTTCCTGGGCTTCATCGAGCCCACGGCGGGAGAGGCGCGCGTGGGCGGATTGGAGGTGCGGGCCAACGCCGCCGAGGTACGCCGCCGCGTGGCCTACGTTCCCGAGCAGGTGATGCTCTACCCTCGGCTGACGGGACGGGAGAACCTGGCCTACTTCAGTGCCCTGGCTGGCCAGCCGAACCTCCCGAGGGAGACCCTGGGGGAGTGGCTCACGCGGGCGGGGCTTGCGCCCGAGGCCATGGATCGACCGGTGGGCACCTACTCCAAAGGCATGAGGCAGAAGGTGGGCATCGCCATCGCCCTGGCCAAGGGCGCTCAAGCGCTGCTCCTGGACGAGCCCACCTCCGGGCTGGACCCGCTGGCTTCGAACGAGCTGTCGGACCTACTGCGCGCGCTGAGTGGGCAGGGGATGACGGTGATGATGGCCACGCATGATCTGTTCCGGGCCAAGGAGTCCGGCACGCGTGTGGGCATCATGAAAGCCGGGAGCCTGGTGGAGACCCGACCCACGCGAGAGCTGGGGCATGCCGAGCTCGAGCAGCTCTACTTGCGGCACATGCGTGGGTGA